From one Saccharomyces cerevisiae S288C chromosome XVI, complete sequence genomic stretch:
- the BTS1 gene encoding farnesyltranstransferase (Geranylgeranyl diphosphate synthase (GGPPS); increases the intracellular pool of geranylgeranyl diphosphate, suppressor of bet2 mutation that causes defective geranylgeranylation of small GTP-binding proteins that mediate vesicular traffic) — MEAKIDELINNDPVWSSQNESLISKPYNHILLKPGKNFRLNLIVQINRVMNLPKDQLAIVSQIVELLHNSSLLIDDIEDNAPLRRGQTTSHLIFGVPSTINTANYMYFRAMQLVSQLTTKEPLYHNLITIFNEELINLHRGQGLDIYWRDFLPEIIPTQEMYLNMVMNKTGGLFRLTLRLMEALSPSSHHGHSLVPFINLLGIIYQIRDDYLNLKDFQMSSEKGFAEDITEGKLSFPIVHALNFTKTKGQTEQHNEILRILLLRTSDKDIKLKLIQILEFDTNSLAYTKNFINQLVNMIKNDNENKYLPDLASHSDTATNLHDELLYIIDHLSEL; from the coding sequence ATGGAGGCCAAGATAGATGAGCTGATCAATAATGATCCTGTTTGGTCCAGCCAAAATGAAAGCTTGATTTCAAAACCTTATAATCACATCCTTTTGAAACCTGGCAAGAACTTTAGACTAAATTTAATAGTTCAAATTAACAGAGTTATGAATTTGCCCAAAGACCAGCTGGCCATAGTTTCGCAAATTGTTGAGCTCTTGCATAATTCCAGCCTTTTAATCGACGATATAGAAGATAATGCTCCCTTGAGAAGGGGACAGACCACTTCTCACTTAATCTTCGGTGTACCCTCCACTATAAACACCGCAAATTATATGTATTTCAGAGCCATGCAACTTGTATCGCAGCTAACCACAAAAGAGCCTTTGTATCATAATTTGATTACGATTTTCAACGAAGAATTGATCAATCTACATAGGGGACAAGGCTTGGATATATACTGGAGAGACTTTCTGCCTGAAATCATACCTACTCAGGAGATGTATTTGAATATGGTTATGAATAAAACAGGCGGCCTTTTCAGATTAACGTTGAGACTCATGGAAGCGCTGTCTCCTTCCTCACACCACGGCCATTCGTTGGTTCCTTTCATAAATCTTCTGGGTATTATTTATCAGATTAGAGATGATTActtgaatttgaaagatttccAAATGTCCAGCGAAAAAGGCTTTGCTGAGGACATTACAGAGGGGAAGTTATCTTTTCCCATCGTCCACGCCCTTAACTTCACTAAAACGAAAGGTCAAACTGAGCAACACAATGAAATTCTAAGAATTCTCCTGTTGAGGACAAGTGATAAAGATATAAAACTAAAGCTGATTCAAATACTGGAATTCGACACCAATTCATTGGCCTacaccaaaaattttattaatcAATTAGTgaatatgataaaaaatgataatgaaaataagtATTTACCTGATTTGGCTTCGCATTCCGACACCGCCACCAATTTACATGACGAATTGTTATATATAATAGACCACTTATCCGAATTGTGA
- a CDS encoding uncharacterized protein (hypothetical protein; green fluorescent protein (GFP)-fusion protein localizes to the nucleus and is induced in response to the DNA-damaging agent MMS), protein MHMQLRKRKRVDYSGRNQTSDPPSTTTAAVPSIIVPKKRKVVAQNMVSPAIRATTTTLGTSNIIIPKPLQRPKFHNSASLSSPDDDPEKISVLEVQKNLSNLIKRQQRLFYKDIHKPTLAGLKNFEMLRLPNDLKLLQNIVNLLYSFEQLNSDSKTRPVTTSKLKASSQAHSDKLKKMLAERKPPFSHPSHSGTAYHNDIIHEIANLHSINLVDLINLEVYNNNCHTNNTALQTTANSLTLNSIIKKLDKPILKERNNSLVWPHKSRFKAKRNQPSPGQSLINNTDITLYNDV, encoded by the coding sequence ATGCATATGCAACtcaggaaaagaaaaagggtTGACTATTCAGGGAGAAATCAGACGTCCGATCCTCCTTCAACCACAACGGCAGCGGTACCATCCATTATTGTCCCTAAGAAGCGTAAAGTAGTCGCACAAAACATGGTTAGTCCAGCTATTCGAGCCACAACCACAACACTGGGCACCtcaaatataataataccTAAGCCTCTGCAGCGCCCTAAATTCCACAATAGCGCCAGCCTATCTTCACCTGATGATGATCCCGAAAAGATCTCTGTATTGGAAGTTCAGAAAAATTTGTCCAATCTCATCaaaagacaacaaagatTATTTTATAAAGATATACATAAGCCGACTCTCGCCggcttgaaaaatttcgaaATGTTAAGGCTGCCCAATGATCTAAAACTCCTACAAAACATCGTAAACCTATTATATTCATTCGAGCAATTAAACAGTGACTCGAAGACAAGACCAGTCACTACTTCCAAATTAAAGGCCTCCTCTCAAGCGCACTCAgacaaattgaaaaaaatgctaGCTGAGAGGAAACCTCCATTTAGCCACCCCAGTCACAGCGGCACTGCCTACCACAATGACATCATCCATGAGATAGCGAATTTGCATTCTATTAACCTGGTAGATTTGATTAATTTGGAAGTATATAATAACAATTGCCATACAAACAACACAGCGTTGCAAACTACGGCGAATTCGCTGACACTTAATAGCATTATCAAAAAGCTTGACAAGCCAATActgaaagaaagaaataattctCTGGTATGGCCCCATAAAAGCAGATTTAAAGCAAAAAGGAACCAACCTTCGCCTGGCCAATCTTTAATTAACAATACAGATATAACTCTCTACAACGATGTATAG
- the HTC1 gene encoding Htc1p (hypothetical protein; green fluorescent protein (GFP)-fusion protein localizes to the cytoplasm; YPL067C is not an essential gene): MQQDIVNDHQEEAQGWKWEQIKEIIESGELARLKRSRQMTDKYHEHKKRTAGLDMNQYVLQKLGWSLDEPQLENAAAKAFSSSTLYAVRANDFPYNFEPGVVHLVLWSKVALPVHSPDKAVREAARARMNAFLQAQPLLRPLLSSGHVAWFVNYPELQSVARIFHAHVLLFFPRERYSAEQVKTTVDDILSHGFEPLA, encoded by the coding sequence ATGCAACAAGATATCGTCAACGATCACCAGGAGGAGGCCCAAGGGTGGAAGTGGGAACAAATCAAAGAGATAATTGAATCGGGGGAGCTTGCCCGTTTGAAACGAAGTCGCCAGATGACTGACAAATACCACGAGCATAAGAAAAGGACTGCTGGCCTGGACATGAACCAGTACGTTTTGCAAAAACTAGGCTGGTCGCTAGACGAACCGCAGCTCGAAAATGCTGCCGCGAAGGCTTTTAGTTCTTCTACTCTATATGCTGTGCGTGCCAACGATTTCCCGTATAACTTCGAGCCTGGTGTTGTACACCTTGTTCTCTGGTCCAAGGTTGCCCTGCCAGTACATTCCCCAGATAAGGCCGTGCGCGAAGCGGCCCGCGCTCGCATGAATGCATTTTTGCAGGCACAGCCGCTACTGCGTCCACTTCTAAGCTCGGGTCACGTGGCCTGGTTTGTCAACTACCCGGAACTACAAAGTGTTGCCCGGATTTTCCACGCTCACGTGCTGCTTTTCTTCCCACGGGAACGCTATTCCGCGGAACAGGTAAAAACGACCGTTGATGATATCCTTTCACACGGTTTCGAGCCACTTGCCTga
- the RGL1 gene encoding Rgl1p (Regulator of Rho1p signaling, cofactor of Tus1p; required for the localization of Tus1p during all phases of cytokinesis; green fluorescent protein (GFP)-fusion protein localizes to the bud neck and cytoplasm; null mutant is viable and exhibits growth defect on a non-fermentable (respiratory) carbon source): MTHPVISLKPSYNSVIRGCPGLPDTLPRIECQLRVRSNNSLPFKLVKIEIVLKTIEIYFNKNLYSSNNSSFTPFNRPSDPSNGHSDTSNQNISIHYKKNIVLSHPTHDGDDLNNDLIGIDIPLTIGLPDDIKETNYNPKFGKTQTFLDCTVFYTEVGGGSSNKKRNFLYPVNVERYTYLPSPSYFRPINRSNITSPDQKFLISYSIENPCVSMNNDTLKLSISIRLNPFPNNATTPSSNDFDVSTPTLFSTKKKFKSKLKLKSITTQILEYLEILKNQSEFSSTQTTNILQTSVRQVDQIISMNSMIFQFNLKIFTKDKILQSFRSSESSCPETKVLINKIDDIPLQYHSSITTIGQHFNVSHYLSIRFKFNKSLKNFEINHPLIISFWSVSQLPLIENLILQERQTAKFAKKFYKNFGRIKNTSNNNNSSNCLEYPSLPPIIYNFNDPETNNRFNILYSQKDPSRTDPSKLRRVPVIQ, translated from the coding sequence ATGACGCACCCAGTTATATCACTAAAGCCAAGCTACAATTCTGTAATACGGGGCTGCCCCGGTTTACCTGATACGTTACCACGAATCGAATGCCAGTTAAGAGTGCGCTCAAACAACTCTTTGCCATTCAAATTGGTAAAGATCGAAATTGTTTTAAAGACAATTGAAATatatttcaacaaaaacCTTTATAGCAGCAATAACAGCTCTTTCACCCCATTTAATCGTCCGTCGGACCCCTCTAATGGCCATTCTGACACCAGTAACCAGAACATCAGCATTCAttataagaaaaacatCGTGTTATCCCACCCTACCCATGATGGCGACGATCTCAACAATGATCTTATTGGCATAGACATACCTTTGACGATTGGGCTACCTGACGACATCAAAGAAACAAACTATAATCCGAAATTCGGCAAAACGCAGACTTTCCTGGATTGTACCGTGTTTTATACAGAGGTCGGCGGAGGAAGCtcaaataagaaaagaaattttctttaccCAGTAAACGTCGAAAGGTATACATACCTACCTTCACCGTCATATTTCAGGCCAATAAACAGATCAAACATCACTTCTCCCGATCAAAAGTTCTTAATTAGTTATTCCATTGAGAATCCCTGTGTTTCTATGAATAATGACACGTTGAAACTCTCCATATCAATCAGGCTGAACCCATTTCCGAACAATGCCACAACTCCCTCTTCGAATGACTTTGATGTGTCCACGCCGACACTTTTCTccacaaagaaaaagtttaaGTCCAAGCTCAAATTGAAATCAATTACAACACAGATACTAGAATACTTGGAAATTCTGAAGAACCAATCAGAATTCTCATCCACGCAaacaacaaatattttgcaAACCTCTGTAAGACAGGTTGATCAAATCATCTCCATGAATTCAatgatttttcaattcaacCTAAAAATATTCACTAAGGacaaaattttacaaagCTTTAGATCTTCTGAGTCGAGTTGTCCCGAAACTAAAGTATTAATCAACAAAATCGACGACATTCCTCTGCAATATCATAGTTCGATAACTACGATAGGTCAACATTTTAATGTTTCTCACTATCTTTCAATAAGgttcaaattcaataaaagtCTGAAAAACTTCGAAATTAATCACCCCCTAATCATATCGTTTTGGTCAGTAAGTCAATTGCCGCTAATCGAGAACCTAATATTGCAAGAAAGACAAACTGCTAAATTTGCCAAGAAgttttataaaaattttggtcGAATCAAGAACACgagcaacaacaataacagCTCGAACTGTCTAGAGTATCCCTCCTTGCCGCCAATAATTTATAATTTTAACGACCCAGAAACAAATAATAGATTTAATATATTATACTCGCAAAAGGACCCTAGTCGTACGGATCCTTCTAAATTGAGAAGAGTACCTGTCATACAATGA
- the VPS28 gene encoding ESCRT-I subunit protein VPS28 (Component of the ESCRT-I complex; complex is involved in ubiquitin-dependent sorting of proteins into the endosome; conserved C-terminal domain interacts with ESCRT-III subunit Vps20p; other members include Stp22p, Srn2p, Vps28p, and Mvb12p), which produces MQKHNIKLNQNQDISQLFHDEVPLFDNSITSKDKEVIETLSEIYSIVITLDHVEKAYLKDSIDDTQYTNTVDKLLKQFKVYLNSQNKEEINKHFQSIEAFCDTYNITASNAITRLERGIPITAEHAISTTTSAPSGDNKQSSSSDKKFNAKYVAEATGNFITVMDALKLNYNAKDQLHPLLAELLISINRVTRDDFENRSKLIDWIVRINKLSIGDTLTETQIRELLFDLELAYKSFYALLD; this is translated from the coding sequence ATGCAAAAACACAATATAAAATTAAACCAAAACCAGGATATTTCCCAATTATTCCACGATGAAGTACCCTTATTCGACAACTCTATAACTTCAAAGGATAAAGAAGTCATTGAAACTTTATCTGAAATATATTCTATAGTAATCACACTAGACCACGTAGAGAAAGCCTACCTAAAAGACTCCATAGATGACACCCAATACACTAATACTGTTGACAAATTACTAAAGCAGTTCAAGGTCTACCTGAATTCTCAgaataaagaagagataAACAAGCATTTCCAATCCATAGAAGCGTTCTGCGATACATACAACATCACTGCTTCGAACGCAATAACAAGACTGGAGAGGGGCATACCAATTACAGCAGAACATGCGATATCCACTACCACATCGGCTCCCTCTGGTGATAATAAACAAAGTTCTTCTAGCGACAAAAAGTTTAATGCTAAATACGTCGCTGAGGCCACTGGTAATTTCATCACTGTAATGGATGCTTTGAAACTAAACTATAATGCAAAAGATCAATTACATCCCTTATTGGCTGAACTGTTAATCAGCATAAATCGCGTCACCAGGGATGATTTTGAGAATAGATCAAAACTCATTGACTGGATTGTCAGAATAAATAAACTCTCAATTGGTGACACTTTAACTGAAACACAAATTAGAGAACTTCTGTTTGATCTAGAACTAGCCTATAAAAGTTTTTATGCTTTACTGGATTaa
- the CWC27 gene encoding putative peptidylprolyl isomerase CWC27 (Component of a complex containing Cef1p; putatively involved in pre-mRNA splicing; has similarity to S. pombe Cwf27p; protein abundance increases in response to DNA replication stress): protein MSSNIEPQTTAKCILYTTKGNIAIELWAKECPETCKRFLSMLSDGTFTNGEFKELKPTQWLMFNANSTGEYRTVAEEKNPRIRFNRDGLLGWDRRRNTWFITVLADSKHVLNDCNVFGKIVGKSIYIFREILGGEIEASSRDNDVKRFMYPAVLKDVEITIPFFEDIFGSKRRLEDNEKKEQEPAKKLVKSAKVKMVYEDEQEDDDGDVQKLKPRKRMILPAWIKDDSRSEGIKLDASLDQPQEALIREKTELHDNVDEATTKETESQENIKEEPMDKRERETLAMLSKFQERIKNKNILK from the coding sequence ATGTCCAGTAATATAGAACCTCAGACAACAGCTAAATGTATACTGTATACAACAAAGGGGAACATTGCCATTGAATTATGGGCTAAAGAATGCCCTGAGACATGTAAGAGGTTCTTATCTATGCTCTCAGATGGCACATTCACCAATGGAGAATTTAAAGAGTTAAAGCCAACACAGTGGCTAATGTTTAATGCAAATAGTACTGGTGAGTACCGTACAGTTGCTGAGGAAAAAAATCCTCGTATACGCTTCAATAGAGATGGACTCTTGGGATGGGATAGACGAAGGAACACATGGTTTATAACTGTGCTGGCGGATTCTAAGCACGTACTGAACGATTGTAATGTATTTGGCAAAATTGTTGGGAAATCTATTTACATCTTTAGAGAGATCTTGGGCGGCGAAATTGAAGCTTCCTCCCGTGACAATGATGTCAAACGATTCATGTATCCTGCAGTTTTGAAGGATGTTGAGATTACCATACCATTCTTTGAGGACATCTTTGGATCAAAAAGAAGACTggaagataatgaaaaaaaagaacaagagcCGGCAAAGAAACTTGTGAAATCAGCAAAAGTAAAGATGGTTTATGAAGATGAGCaagaggatgatgatggtgatgtTCAAAAGCTTAAGCCAAGAAAGAGAATGATTCTCCCAGCATGGATCAAAGATGATAGTCGCAGTGAAGGAATTAAACTAGACGCATCCTTAGATCAGCCACAAGAGGCACTAATTAGGGAAAAGACGGAGTTGCATGATAATGTTGATGAGGCAACCACTAAAGAAACGGAAAGTCAAGAAAACATCAAGGAAGAACCAATGGATAAAAGAGAGCGGGAAACTTTGGCAATGTtgtcaaaatttcaagaacgaataaaaaacaagaatattCTAAAGTGA
- the TIM50 gene encoding protein translocase subunit TIM50 (Essential component of the TIM23 complex; acts as receptor for the translocase of the inner mitochondrial membrane (TIM23) complex guiding incoming precursors from the TOM complex; may control the gating of the Tim23p-Tim17p channel) — MLSILRNSVRLNSRALRVVPSAANTLTSVQASRRLLTSYSSFLQKETKDDKPKSILTDDMLFKAGVDVDEKGQGKNEETSGEGGEDKNEPSSKSEKSRRKRQTSTDIKREKYANWFYIFSLSALTGTAIYMARDWEPQESEELKKDIDNGYTLSLMYKRFKARFNSMFTYFQEPPFPDLLPPPPPPPYQRPLTLVITLEDFLVHSEWSQKHGWRTAKRPGADYFLGYLSQYYEIVLFSSNYMMYSDKIAEKLDPIHAFVSYNLFKEHCVYKDGVHIKDLSKLNRDLSKVIIIDTDPNSYKLQPENAIPMEPWNGEADDKLVRLIPFLEYLATQQTKDVRPILNSFEDKKNLAEEFDHRVKKLKDKFYGDHKSGGNWAMTALGLGNSLGGSTKFPLDLIHEEGQKNYLMFMKMIEEEKEKIRIQQEQMGGQTFTLKDYVEGNLPSPEEQMKIQLEKQKEVDALFEEEKKKKKIAESK; from the coding sequence ATGCTGTCCATTTTAAGAAATTCGGTGAGACTAAATTCAAGGGCTCTTAGGGTTGTGCCATCTGCCGCCAACACCTTAACATCGGTTCAAGCATCCAGAAGACTTTTAACAAGTTATTCAAGttttttacaaaaagaaacaaaagacGACAAGCCTAAATCCATTCTTACAGATGATATGCTGTTCAAGGCCGGTGTTGACGTCGATGAGAAGGGCCAAGGCAAAAACGAGGAAACATCAGGAGAAGGAGGAGAGGACAAGAATGAACCTTCTTccaaaagtgaaaaatctagaagaaaaagacaaacTTCTACAGATattaaaagagaaaagtaTGCTAACTGGTTTTACATTTTTTCGTTGTCTGCGTTGACAGGTACTGCAATCTACATGGCAAGGGATTGGGAGCCTCAAGAGTctgaagaattgaagaaagacATCGATAATGGCTACACTTTATCACTTATGTATAAAAGATTCAAGGCCAGGTTCAACTCAATGTTCACCTACTTCCAAGAGCCACCTTTCCCTGATTTACTACCtccaccaccaccaccaccgTACCAAAGGCCATTAACTCTTGTTATCACATTggaagattttttggttcaTTCTGAGTGGTCTCAAAAGCATGGTTGGAGAACGGCCAAAAGACCTGGTGCTGACTACTTCTTGGGTTACCTATCGCAGTATTACGaaattgttttgttttcatcCAACTATATGATGTACTCTGACAAAATCgctgaaaaattagatCCAATCCATGCATTCGTATCTTATAATTTGTTCAAGGAACACTGTGTTTACAAAGACGGTGTGCACATTAAGGATCTGTCAAAATTGAATAGAGATTTGAGTAAAGTAATCATTATTGACACTGACCCTAACAGTTACAAATTGCAACCTGAAAATGCTATTCCAATGGAGCCATGGAATGGTGAAGCTGATGACAAATTAGTAAGAttgattccatttttggaGTACCTTGCCACTCAACAAACCAAGGATGTTAGACCAATCTTGAACAGCTTTGAAGACAAGAAGAACCTAGCAGAAGAATTTGATCATCGtgtgaaaaaattgaaggatAAATTTTACGGAGATCATAAATCTGGTGGCAACTGGGCAATGACGGCACTAGGTCTCGGAAATTCCCTGGGCGGCAGCACCAAGTTCCCGCTCGATTTGATTCATGAAGAAGGACAAAAGAACTATTTAATGTTCATGAAGATGattgaggaagaaaaggaaaaaattagaataCAGCAGGAGCAAATGGGCGGGCAAACATTTACGCTGAAAGACTATGTTGAAGGTAACTTGCCTTCGCCAGAAGaacaaatgaaaatacAATTGGAGAAGCAGAAGGAGGTAGACGCCTTAtttgaagaggaaaagaaaaagaagaagattgcTGAATCCAAATAA
- a CDS encoding uncharacterized protein (hypothetical protein; conserved across S. cerevisiae strains; deletion decreases transcription of downstream gene ALD6; YPL062W is not an essential gene; null mutant shows decrease in terpenoid production; homozygous diploid mutant shows a decrease in glycogen accumulation): protein MIELDYVKGEDTIVEATSTSPWLMRSPLARAAEKRGSGLFFDINEGHGQHRDVIVAYGVSKPKRRSPHPHGNKAADKRKTTEKEPERKKRVGAPRTCKKICIQLLYRFNFTVLGIGNVCNIDLLLGTVSATNAI, encoded by the coding sequence ATGATAGAATTGGATTATGTAAAAGGTGAAGATACCATTGTAGAAGCAACCAGCACGTCGCCGTGGCTGATGAGGTCTCCTCTTGCCCGGGCCGCAGAAAAGAGGGGCAGTGGCCTGTTTTTCGACATAAATGAGGGGCATGGCCAGCACCGAGACGTCATTGTTGCATATGGCGTATCCAAGCCGAAACGGCGCTCGCCTCATCCCCACGGGAATAAGGCAGCcgacaaaagaaaaacgaCCGAAAAGGAaccagaaagaaaaaagagggTGGGCGCGCCGCGGACGTGTAAAAAGATATGCATCCAGCTTCTATATCGCTTTAACTTTACCGTTTTGGGCATCGGGAACGTATGTAACATTGATCTCCTCTTGGGAACGGTGAGTGCAACGAATGCGATATAG
- the ALD6 gene encoding aldehyde dehydrogenase (NADP(+)) ALD6 (Cytosolic aldehyde dehydrogenase; activated by Mg2+ and utilizes NADP+ as the preferred coenzyme; required for conversion of acetaldehyde to acetate; constitutively expressed; localizes to the mitochondrial outer surface upon oxidative stress; negative regulator of nonselective autophagy; Stb5p directly regulates the expression of ALD6 mRNA and directly binds to the ALD6 promoter) yields the protein MTKLHFDTAEPVKITLPNGLTYEQPTGLFINNKFMKAQDGKTYPVEDPSTENTVCEVSSATTEDVEYAIECADRAFHDTEWATQDPRERGRLLSKLADELESQIDLVSSIEALDNGKTLALARGDVTIAINCLRDAAAYADKVNGRTINTGDGYMNFTTLEPIGVCGQIIPWNFPIMMLAWKIAPALAMGNVCILKPAAVTPLNALYFASLCKKVGIPAGVVNIVPGPGRTVGAALTNDPRIRKLAFTGSTEVGKSVAVDSSESNLKKITLELGGKSAHLVFDDANIKKTLPNLVNGIFKNAGQICSSGSRIYVQEGIYDELLAAFKAYLETEIKVGNPFDKANFQGAITNRQQFDTIMNYIDIGKKEGAKILTGGEKVGDKGYFIRPTVFYDVNEDMRIVKEEIFGPVVTVAKFKTLEEGVEMANSSEFGLGSGIETESLSTGLKVAKMLKAGTVWINTYNDFDSRVPFGGVKQSGYGREMGEEVYHAYTEVKAVRIKL from the coding sequence ATGACTAAGCTACACTTTGACACTGCTGAACCAGTCAAGATCACACTTCCAAATGGTTTGACATACGAGCAACCAACCGGTCTATTCATTAACAACAAGTTTATGAAAGCTCAAGACGGTAAGACCTATCCCGTCGAAGATCCTTCCACTGAAAACACCGTTTGTGAGGTCTCTTCTGCCACCACTGAAGATGTTGAATATGCTATCGAATGTGCCGACCGTGCTTTCCACGACACTGAATGGGCTACCCAAGACCCAAGAGAAAGAGGCCGTCTACTAAGTAAGTTGGCTGACGAATTGGAAAGCCAAATTGACTTGGTTTCTTCCATTGAAGCTTTGGACAATGGTAAAACTTTGGCCTTAGCCCGTGGGGATGTTACCATTGCAATCAACTGTCTAAGAGATGCTGCTGCCTATGCCGACAAAGTCAACGGTAGAACAATCAACACCGGTGACGGCTACATGAACTTCACCACCTTAGAGCCAATCGGTGTCTGTGGTCAAATTATTCCATGGAACTTTCCAATAATGATGTTGGCTTGGAAGATCGCCCCAGCATTGGCCATGGGTAACGTCTGTATCTTGAAACCCGCTGCTGTCACACCTTTAAATGCCCTATACTTTGCTTCTTTATGTAAGAAGGTTGGTATTCCAGCTGGTGTCGTCAACATCGTTCCAGGTCCTGGTAGAACTGTTGGTGCTGCTTTGACCAACGACCCAAGAATCAGAAAGCTGGCTTTTACCGGTTCTACAGAAGTCGGTAAGAGTGTTGCTGTCGACTCTTCTGAATCTAACTTGAAGAAAATCACTTTGGAACTAGGTGGTAAGTCCGCCCATTTGGTCTTTGACGATGCTAACATTAAGAAGACTTTACCAAATCTAGTAAACGGTATTTTCAAGAACGCTGGTCAAATTTGTTCCTCTGGTTCTAGAATTTACGTTCAAGAAGGTATTTACGACGAACTATTGGCTGCTTTCAAGGCTTACTTGGAAACCGAAATCAAAGTTGGTAATCCATTTGACAAGGCTAACTTCCAAGGTGCTATCACTAACCGTCAACAATTCGACACAATTATGAACTACATCGATATCGGTAAGAAAGAAGGCGCCAAGATCTTAACTGGTGGCGAAAAAGTTGGTGACAAGGGTTACTTCATCAGACCAACCGTTTTCTACGATGTTAATGAAGACATGAGAATTGTtaaggaagaaatttttggacCAGTTGTCACTGTCGCAAAGTTCAAGACTTTAGAAGAAGGTGTCGAAATGGCTAACAGCTCTGAATTCGGTCTAGGTTCTGGTATCGAAACAGAATCTTTGAGCACAGGTTTGAAGGTGGCCAAGATGTTGAAGGCCGGTACCGTCTGGATCAACACATACAACGATTTTGACTCCAGAGTTCCATTCGGTGGTGTTAAGCAATCTGGTTACGGTAGAGAAATGGGTGAAGAAGTCTACCATGCATACACTGAAGTAAAAGCTGTCAGAATTAAGTTGTAA